The Plasmodium brasilianum strain Bolivian I chromosome 14, whole genome shotgun sequence genome contains a region encoding:
- a CDS encoding NPL domain-containing protein has product MFYGKVIKADETVVPEIKDGYSVIHLSRACLNNPQDEGKLYVQVEDANGCYNICCLQKNVCEDTALDIFLMLENDVKIKTSGSANEVHIVGYYEVSFGQDNLDEDEEEFEEDDEYENEEVRMLTKKNTLKNSLSNGLNKKKKDTAADEDDETNVGKNDDEEDEEDDDDDEDDEDEDDDEEDDDEEGEEEDEEEDEEGDEDEDEEEGDEDEEEEEGDEDEEDAGTKNKGDKKEKGQKKNKNKRSLDNKNDAPSKKTKLGDESQFEKDLVAFLKKNGKSKLTELGKVKKPEGLKVKLGFFIKKRSGVFKFDNDSQTVSLK; this is encoded by the exons ATGTTTTACG GCAAAGTGATAAAAGCGGACGAAACGGTAGTTCCAGAAATTAAGGACGGGTATTCAGTTATTCACCTGTCAAGGGCATGTTTAAACAATCCACAAGATGAAGGAAAGTTATATGTACAGGTAGAAGATGCAAATGGCTGTTATAATATTTGCTGTTTACAGAAAAACGTATGCGAAGATACTGcattagatatatttttgatgTTGGAAAatgatgtaaaaataaaaacaagtgGAAGTGCAAATGAAGTACATATTGTTGGTTATTATGAAGTTTCATTTGGTCAAGATAATTTAGATGAAGATGAAGAGGAGTTTGAAGAAGATGatgaatatgaaaatgaGGAAGTAAGAatgttaacaaaaaaaaatacattaaaaaattcactTTCAAATGgacttaataaaaaaaaaaaagatacagCAGCTGATGAAGATGATGAAACAAACGTTGGTAAAAATGATGATGAAGAGGATGAAGAAGATGACGATGATGATGAAGATGATGAAGACGAAGATGATGATGAAGAAGATGATGATGAAGAAGGTGAGGAAGAggatgaagaagaagatgaaGAGGGGGATGAAGACGAAGACGAAGAAGAAGGGGATGAAGAtgaggaagaggaagaaggAGATGAAGACGAAGAGGATGCaggtacaaaaaataaaggagataaaaaagaaaaaggacaaaaaaagaataaaaataaaagatctttagataataaaaatgatgcaccatctaaaaaaacaaaattaggTGATGAAAGTCAATTTGAAAAAGATCTTGttgcatttttaaaaaaaaatggaaagagTAAATTAACCGAGTTAGGAAAGGTAAAGAAACCAGAAGGACTCAAAGTTAAATTAGgtttctttattaaaaagcGTTCAGGCGTTTTTAAATTTGATAATGATAGCCAAACTGTATCCTTGAAATAA
- a CDS encoding CS domain protein — MRKIKKHLTLLFLLKIKNMKSEKHENMLMAIAQDFTSIDDLIETFLSFLECKTDYFHLMMSEDDIQTLSKRYDGDILKNILSNNRRGFKAHNREQNLMKLFRKHQLNYIIKEQPYIIENEEIKNKYLPPCDELKKLNNFKILETKNTQKAEQEKRDSAPIPFNTVTSENHISTWNGGKTEKYFWNQTLNEINIEMPMYKEVKTSEINVEISNKNMKVCHLNELKLEGTFYEEVNKQECMWNIEDKKKIIFFLEKKRENWWPCVLKGDPEIDTTKIESKKNLTDFDEKTQGEIRKFLHKQKLKNEDIASSEELREEVLLKNVMDKKRYPFIN, encoded by the exons ATGAGAAAAATCAAGAAACATTTAACGCTACtgtttttacttaaaataaaaaatatgaaaagcgaaaaacatgaaaatatGTTGATGGCTATAGCCCAAGATTTTACCTCCATAGATGATTTAATAGAAACGTTTTTATCATTTCTAGAATGTAAGACtgattattttcatttaatgatGAGTGAAGACGATATACAAACTCTATCTAAAAGATATGATGGCGATATactaaaaaacattttaagtAATAATAGACGTGGGTTTAAAGCACATAACAGGGaacaaaatttaatgaaattatttcgAAAACatcaattaaattatataattaaagaaCAACCTTATATAattgaaaatgaagaaataaaaaataaatatttaccaCCTTGcgatgaattaaaaaaattaaataattttaaaattctaGAGACTAAGAATACACAAAAGGCGGAGCAAGAAAAAAGAGACTCTGCACCAATTCCATTTAATACCGTTACAA GTGAAAATCATATATCAACATGGAACGGCGGGAAaactgaaaaatatttttggaaTCAGACTTTAAACGAAATAAACATAGAAATGCCCATGTATAAAGAAGTTAAAACTAGCGAAATAAACGTTGAAATAtcgaataaaaatatgaaagtCTGTCACTTGA ACGAACTAAAATTGGAAGGGACCTTTTATGAAGAAGTCAACAAACAGGAATGTATGTGGAATATagaagataaaaagaaaataatattttttttagaaaaaaaaagagaaaattggTGGCCTTGTGTATTAAAGGGAGATCCTGAAATCGACACAACAAAAATCGAatcaaaaaagaatttaacCGATTTTGATGAAAAAACGCAAGGAGAAATAAGGAAATTTTTGCATAAACAGAAATT aaaaaatgaagatattGCATCATCTGAAGAATTAAGAGAAGAGGTTTTGCTAAAAAATGTGatggataaaaaaagatatccatttatcaattaa
- a CDS encoding protein KIC7 translates to MSTATQLGISEREYEEALAVEKLFFISSRERCNYCNNGKSTFVDTYNYEFLCDKCSYKSKHKKKIGEDSISYYDVQKLERKFGDASSSYNNNNSSNYNNYYNNKHSRKSNNHHHHHHHDKKGKSKSRHSSSKKYVEELSNDDNSSSYSYEGKSRREKKKKKEREKYREKDREKDRGSDRDRKKDKYNSNSSNNHSNKDKYYSKKKKKSVESNDDFDDDFCLNDYYDHTTPGMMGIMNSNNLNSSDFTKNCSILDSNFQDFDNNNGSGSHINYNQMNDNNFSDFNAVSNNNISHTNNLSFDHPHFTNDNYSNSKYMNTPNNELVNPNNNPLSLDDFNPMHFKSSRNFSNNFNMQMSDEMELNKVKYSNNINGSTSSSRNNNISNCNSNKVSLHAYDPFDSGISSAHNDKSRYSHNNRSSHSNNNIVDNLNYFNNLNFPSNTHQNSMNNRLYILNKRNSLNPSFPQSNNSNSLYNQYSLGTNPYALSKQNMINGKMLYDNNKNYNTNNKNITSFMLNSSHMSKSNSNNNMNNINNCGLDPLDSNMNNLFSYCKHNNINELKTWKNDGNTHINNKNNNNNNNSMYNSDFSPVTVSDKNPFSLQNIISNTKNKDSPSYTNSLADDMYRNLYK, encoded by the coding sequence ATGTCAACAGCTACACAGTTGGGGATATCAGAAAGAGAATATGAAGAAGCTTTAGCtgtagaaaaattatttttcatatccTCAAGAGAAAGATGtaattattgtaataatgGAAAATCAACGTTTGTtgatacatataattatgaatttttatgtgataaatgttcatataaaagtaaacacaaaaaaaagattggAGAAGATTCTATAAGCTATTATGATGTTCAAAAATTAGAGCGCAAATTTGGGGATGCTTCTTCAAgttataataacaataatagtagtaattataacaattattataataataaacatagTCGAAAGTCAAATAATCATCATCATCACCACCATCatgataaaaaaggaaaatcaAAAAGTAGACATTCATCaagcaaaaaatatgtaGAAGAACTTtcaaatgatgataatagtTCCTCATATTCATATGAGGGAAAATCAAgaagagaaaagaaaaaaaaaaaagaaagagaaaaatatagagAAAAGGATAGAGAAAAAGATAGAGGTAGTGATAGGgacagaaaaaaagataaatataacagtaatagtagtaataatcatagtaataaagataaatattatagtaaaaagaaaaaaaaaagtgtcgAATCCAATGATGACTTTGATGATGATTTTTGTCTAAATGATTATTATGATCATACCACCCCTGGTATGATGGGAATTATGAATTCAAATAACTTGAACAGTTCAGATTTTACTAAAAACTGTAGTATCTTGGATAGCAATTTTCAAGattttgataataataatggttCTGGTAGTCATATAAACTATAATCAGAtgaatgataataattttagcGATTTTAACGCAgtcagtaataataatataagtcatactaataatttatcttttGATCATCCGCATTTTACTAATGATAATTATAgtaattcaaaatatatgaacactCCAAATAATGAATTAGTCAATCCTAATAATAATCCCTTATCGCTGGACGATTTTAATCCTATGCATTTCAAAAGTAGTAggaatttttcaaataactTTAACATGCAAATGAGTGATGAGATGGAATTAAATAAAGTCAAATACAGTAACAATATAAATGGTAGTACTAGCAGTAgtagaaataataacattagtaattgtaatagtaataaagtAAGCTTGCATGCGTACGATCCGTTTGATAGCGGCATTAGTTCCGCACACAATGACAAAAGTAGATACAGTCATAATAATCGTAGTAGtcatagtaataataatattgtgGACAACTTAAATTACTTTAACAATTTGAATTTTCCTAGTAACACTCATCAAAACAGTATGAACAatagattatatatattgaacaAAAGGAATTCGTTAAATCCCAGTTTTCCTCAAAGTAATAATTCCAATTCATTATACAACCAATACTCATTGGGGACAAATCCATATGCGTTAagtaaacaaaatatgataaatggaaaaatgctttacgataataataagaattataacacgaataataaaaatatcactTCTTTTATGTTAAACAGTAGTCATATGAGCAAATcgaatagtaataataatatgaataatattaataattgtgGTCTAGACCCACTAGATTCAAATATGAACAACTTGTTTAGCTATTGTAAgcacaataatataaatgagcTAAAAACATGGAAGAATGATGGTAACACgcatattaataataagaacaataataataataataatagtatgtATAACTCAGATTTTTCACCTGTTACTGTATCGGATAAAAACCCATTCTCCCTTCAGAATATTATatcaaatacaaaaaataaagattcaCCCAGTTACACTAATTCTTTAGCGGATGATATGTATAGGAActtatataagtaa